The following proteins are co-located in the Solanum pennellii chromosome 1, SPENNV200 genome:
- the LOC107010951 gene encoding perakine reductase-like yields the protein MADAVEMPRVKLGSQGLEVSKLGFGCMGLTGAYSSPVPEEEGIAIINEAFSKGVTFFDSSDVYGTDHANEYLIGKALKQLPREKIQLATKFGIYKIEPSKVTVKGTPEYVRSCCEASLKCLQVDYIDLYYVHRIDTTVPIEETMGELKNLVEEGKIKYIGLSEAHPETIRRAHAVHPITAVQQEYSLWTRDVEDDIIPVCRELGIGIVPYSPVGRGLFAGKAVIESLPANSFLTTQPRFTGENFEKNKSIYFRMEGIAKKHGCSPAQLAISWVLHQGNDIVPIPGTTKIKNLHDNIGSVRVKLTEEDINELSDAVPASEVAGQSIGGSLYNTSYKFSITPPQTK from the exons GTCTCTAAATTAGGTTTCGGCTGTATGGGGCTCACTGGAGCCTATAGTAGTCCTGTTCCTGAGGAGGAAGGGATTGCAATAATCAATGAGGCTTTTAGTAAAGGAGTCACATTTTTTGACTCATCAGACGTTTATGGCACGGATCATGCAAATGAGTACTTGATCGGGAAG GCATTAAAGCAATTGCCTCGAGAAAAAATACAGCTTGCAACAAAGTTCGGTATTTATAAGATCGAACCAAGTAAGGTTACAGTGAAAGGAACTCCTGAATATGTCCGTTCCTGCTGTGAAGCGAGCTTAAAGTGCCTACAAGTGGACTACATTGATCTCTACTATGTGCACCGTATAGACACAACAGTGCCCATTGAGGAAACA ATGGGAGAACTTAAAAACTTAGTTGAAGAAGGTAAAATAAAGTATATTGGCCTGTCTGAAGCTCATCCGGAGACGATAAGGAGAGCACATGCAGTTCATCCTATCACCGCTGTACAGCAGGAGTATTCTCTATGGACACGTGACGTGGAGGATGACATAATTCCAGTTTGCAG GGAGCTTGGAATTGGGATTGTTCCATATAGCCCTGTTGGACGCGGGCTCTTTGCTGGAAAAGCAGTTATTGAAAGCTTGCCCGCCAACAGCTTTTTG ACTACACAACCTAGGTTTACAGGAGAGAACTTTGAAAAGAACAAGTCTATATATTTTCGTATGGAAGGAATAGCCAAGAAGCATGGATGCTCTCCGGCACAACTTGCTATTTCATGGGTCCTTCACCAAGGGAATGATATTGTACCTATTCCTG GTACAACAAAGATAAAAAATCTTCACGATAACATAGGTTCCGTGAGAGTAAAGCTCACAGAAGAAGACATAAACGAGCTTTCTGATGCAGTGCCCGCCAGTGAAGTGGCAGGGCAGAGTATTGGTGGGAGTCTTTATAACACATCATATAAGTTTTCCATTACACCACCACAAACCAAATGA